One window of the Shewanella cyperi genome contains the following:
- a CDS encoding FKBP-type peptidyl-prolyl cis-trans isomerase: MRMLLAVLVIAGVIFYFFTSMNNQKASQANAELGKQFLAQNASQEGVKTTASGLQYQLLTQGQGSAQPKASDTVKVHYEGRLIDGTVFDSSIARGEPLSFALNRVIKGWTEGLQLMHEGDKMRLFIPAELGYGNRSVGKIPGGSVLIFDVELLAIEAKQG; encoded by the coding sequence ATGAGAATGCTGCTTGCGGTCCTGGTCATAGCCGGGGTTATTTTTTATTTCTTCACCTCGATGAATAACCAAAAAGCCTCCCAGGCCAATGCCGAACTGGGCAAACAATTTCTGGCGCAAAACGCCAGCCAGGAGGGCGTAAAGACCACGGCATCGGGCTTGCAGTACCAGTTGCTGACCCAGGGCCAGGGCAGCGCCCAACCCAAGGCCAGCGATACGGTCAAGGTCCATTACGAGGGACGACTGATAGATGGCACTGTGTTCGACAGCTCCATCGCCCGCGGTGAGCCGCTGTCCTTTGCCCTGAACCGGGTCATCAAGGGCTGGACCGAAGGTCTGCAACTGATGCACGAGGGCGACAAGATGCGGCTGTTTATCCCGGCCGAACTGGGCTACGGTAACCGCAGCGTCGGCAAGATCCCCGGCGGTTCGGTGCTGATTTTCGACGTGGAACTGCTGGCCATCGAAGCCAAGCAGGGCTGA
- a CDS encoding cold shock and DUF1294 domain-containing protein: MPANLQDKRTHNQGRLSQWQDDKGFGFISPLPAGPRIFLHISALTDTGQRPKQGDLLEFVAVKDSDGRLKARRARLLPESAAIVPAPGPRKIKSKTPKVARRPGKAQPKGRLGRALWLVSIFALVLATLAWHKLIPIWLPGVYLLLSLLAYAVYAKDKSAALAGDWRISEGHLLLWALLGGWPGALIARHHLSHKSRKLSFRLAFVFCSTLNLLLLGQAIRGQWLTPFI; encoded by the coding sequence ATGCCAGCCAATTTACAGGACAAAAGAACACACAATCAGGGACGCTTGAGCCAGTGGCAGGATGACAAGGGTTTTGGCTTTATCAGCCCCCTGCCCGCGGGCCCAAGGATCTTTTTACATATCAGCGCACTGACCGATACCGGGCAGCGCCCCAAGCAGGGAGACCTGCTGGAGTTTGTGGCGGTGAAGGACAGTGACGGCCGGCTCAAGGCCAGGCGGGCACGGCTGCTGCCGGAATCGGCAGCTATAGTGCCGGCTCCGGGCCCCAGAAAAATCAAAAGCAAGACCCCAAAAGTGGCCCGCAGGCCGGGCAAGGCACAGCCCAAGGGCCGCCTGGGGCGCGCCCTGTGGCTGGTCAGCATTTTTGCCCTGGTCTTGGCGACGCTGGCGTGGCACAAACTGATCCCCATCTGGTTACCTGGCGTGTATCTGCTGCTGAGCCTGCTGGCCTATGCCGTCTATGCAAAGGATAAAAGCGCAGCCCTGGCCGGTGACTGGCGCATCAGCGAGGGGCATTTGTTGCTCTGGGCCCTGCTCGGTGGCTGGCCCGGCGCCCTGATTGCCCGCCACCATTTGAGTCACAAGTCCCGCAAGCTGAGCTTTCGGCTGGCCTTTGTGTTTTGCAGCACCCTGAATCTGTTGCTGCTGGGACAGGCTATCAGGGGCCAGTGGCTGACGCCCTTTATCTGA
- a CDS encoding DUF418 domain-containing protein, translating to MTQTRRNPNIDAIRGLAVLGIFFINIHYMGNTLVGYVPTEPPATLDLPLEILTRMLCEGRFIGLFTLLFGVSLQLQYQSLQGRGILPVPLLRRRLGWLMLFGALHGLLLWPGDILLSYGISGMLALRYLQSDQRTLWRHSGLFLAISLLGYTLLALLPDDSGELSRNSTTFSALQQPWISNYWEQLQQHLTMEGFMLAIYPFTMLWYSSGMMLLGMALYRSGIFNHGFAHEHGYRLLALAALLGGLDLWLLFAAGPLGQSLAQISVIYAAIPVSLLYAHLLIAWCQGSVDRCRALQAVGQVALSLYLLQSVVGILLFRYLFSDWLQQFDRIEYLITALIWAGIQLWLASTWRHHFKQGPMEWLWRRLTWGANQASNEIRFNSMAGKSNAE from the coding sequence GTGACTCAAACACGACGAAACCCGAACATTGATGCCATCCGCGGGCTGGCGGTGCTCGGGATCTTCTTTATCAATATCCATTACATGGGCAACACCTTGGTCGGCTATGTACCAACCGAGCCCCCCGCTACCTTGGATCTGCCACTTGAAATACTGACACGAATGCTATGCGAGGGGCGCTTTATTGGCCTGTTCACCTTGCTGTTCGGTGTGTCATTACAACTGCAATACCAATCGTTGCAAGGTCGGGGGATCTTGCCGGTGCCACTGCTAAGGCGGCGCCTGGGGTGGTTGATGTTATTTGGCGCCTTGCACGGCCTTCTGCTCTGGCCCGGCGATATACTGCTGAGCTATGGCATCAGTGGCATGTTGGCACTGAGGTATCTGCAATCGGACCAACGCACACTCTGGCGCCACTCTGGCTTATTTCTGGCCATTTCACTGTTGGGATACACGCTATTGGCCTTGCTCCCGGACGATAGTGGCGAACTCAGTCGCAACAGCACCACCTTCAGCGCCTTACAACAACCCTGGATTAGTAACTATTGGGAGCAACTACAACAACATCTGACCATGGAAGGTTTTATGCTGGCCATATACCCTTTCACCATGCTCTGGTACAGCTCAGGTATGATGTTGCTTGGTATGGCACTCTATCGCAGTGGTATTTTCAATCATGGCTTTGCCCATGAGCATGGCTACCGTCTGTTGGCTCTTGCAGCGCTGCTGGGGGGATTGGACCTGTGGCTGCTGTTCGCCGCAGGGCCCTTGGGACAAAGTTTGGCGCAGATCAGTGTAATCTATGCCGCCATACCTGTTTCTCTGCTTTACGCCCATTTGCTGATTGCTTGGTGCCAAGGTTCTGTAGATCGCTGCCGAGCGCTGCAGGCTGTGGGGCAAGTGGCACTCAGCCTGTATCTGTTGCAATCTGTGGTGGGGATCTTGTTGTTTAGATACCTGTTTTCTGATTGGCTACAACAGTTTGATCGTATTGAATATTTAATCACGGCCTTGATTTGGGCCGGGATACAATTGTGGTTGGCCTCGACCTGGCGCCACCATTTCAAGCAGGGTCCCATGGAATGGTTGTGGCGTCGTTTAACCTGGGGAGCGAATCAGGCATCCAATGAAATCCGGTTCAATTCAATGGCCGGCAAGTCAAATGCGGAGTAA